A window of the Gossypium hirsutum isolate 1008001.06 chromosome A05, Gossypium_hirsutum_v2.1, whole genome shotgun sequence genome harbors these coding sequences:
- the LOC107957867 gene encoding protein FAM135B isoform X1, whose protein sequence is MLDTSHEIAIYLHRFHNLDLFQQGWYQLKITVRWDNDAHATTAMPSRVLQYEAPNFGCEGGGYGVWRIDEKDNSFLTQPFRIKYARQDVLLFTMVAFDLPLKGNEGPSTSAVVLKFELLYAPLLDNGSEFQASPDSCPAAVHEFRIPSKALLGLHSYCPVYFDAFHAVLVDVSVHITLLKAGSYHDSMKVSSNSRTATADVAHESNGGSTQALNQAAPSDLKQVMLVKALLDARETLIVELQKLGSAINRTVDLTEYTSRMNDTKLFDSFLQANQVTADNEVSGQGKPQNGPEKANGGLDFQSDRLPQNLSKDDVTRMFNISGDQVLHLWSTFLTFHRDNKTKIMEVLHDAWAKDRKAEWSIWMVYSKSEMPQHHINGSSDERTTHHVGHKRGSSLWKLSDDPAHMAAMRADLHRRSIGQMKFACTQINNRSIQDMQIFGDPSAIPIVIVERVLNTPQRSLSYNSYMKNLDLKDSVPSRIDVSSEDGKKPSSATTAKKVRDLKIVVFVHGFQGHHLDLRLVRNQWLLLDPKIEFLMSEANEEKTSGDFREMGLRLAQEVISFLKKKMDKAAKYGRLRDIKLSFVGHSIGNVIIRTAIADTVMEPYLGYLHTYLSLSGPHLGYLYSSNSLFNSGLWVLKKFKGTQCIHQLTFTDDPDICNTFFYKLCKQKTLENFKNIILLSSPQDGYVPYHSARIESCKAASVDNSKKGKAFLEMLNSCLDQLRAPTTEDRVFLRSDVNFDTSAYGKNLNSFIGRAAHIEFLESDIFARFIMWSFPNLFK, encoded by the exons ATGTTGGATACATCCCATGAGATTGCAATTTACCTTCATAGGTTTCATAACCTCGATCTTTTCCAGCAAGG ATGGTATCAACTTAAGATTACCGTGAGATGGGACAATGATGCACATGCTACGACCGCGATGCCTTCGAGAGTCTTGCAATATGAAG CTCCAAATTTTGGTTGTGAGGGTGGTGGATATGGAGTATGGAGGATTGATGAAAAAGACAACAGTTTTTTAACACAGCCTTTTCGAATCAAATATGCGAGACAGGATGTTCTTTTATTTACCATGGTTGCATTTGATTTACCTCTAAAGGGAAATGAG GGTCCTTCAACATCAGCTGTCGTTTTGAAGTTTGAGCTTTTGTATGCTCCTCTGTTGGATAATGG TTCTGAGTTTCAGGCTTCTCCAGATAGTTGCCCTGCTGCTGTCCATGAATTTCGGATACCTTCTAAAGCTCTTTTAGGACTGCATTCCTATTGCCCTGTTTATTTTGATGCATTTCATGCTGTTCTTGTGGATGTAAGTGTTCACATCACTCTCCTAAAAGCTGGTTCCTACCATGACTCAATGAAGGTATCCAG CAATTCGCGTACTGCCACTGCTGATGTTGCACATGAAAGTAATGGTGGATCAACTCAA GCGCTGAATCAAGCGGCTCCGAGTGACCTGAAACAGGTCATGCTTGTAAAGGCATTATTAGATGCTCGTGAAACCTTGATTGTAGAGCTACAAAAGCTTGGAAGTGCTATTAACCGAACTGTTGATTTGACTGAATATACCTCCAGAATGAATGATACGAAGTTATTTGATTCATTTCTCCAAGCAAATCAGGTTACTGCTGATAACGAAGTTTCCGGACAAGGCAAGCCACAAAACGGTCCTGAG AAAGCTAATGGCGGATTAGATTTTCAAAGTGATCGATTGCCCCAGAACTTATCCAAAGATGATGTAACTAGAATGTTTAATATATCTGGTGATCAAGTGTTACATTTGTGGAGCACTTTTCTGACTTTCCACAG GGATAATAAAACAAAGATAATGGAAGTCCTTCATGATGCATGGGCTAAGGATCGGAAAGCTGAATGGTCGATATGGATGGTTTACTCTAAGTCTGAAATGCCTCAACATCATATAAATGGCAGTTCTGATGAGAGAACAACCCACCATGTTGGGCATAAGAGGGGTTCAAGTTTGTGGAAGTTATCTGATGAT CCTGCGCATATGGCAGCTATGCGGGCTGACCTTCATCGACGGAGTATTGGACAAATGAAG TTTGCTTGCACACAGATTAATAATCGGTCAATCCAAGACATGCAAATATTTGGAGATCCTTCAGCGATTCCTATTGTAATTGTAGAACGTGTTCTGAATACTCCTCAACGTAGTTTAAGTTATAACTCATACATGAAGAATTTGGACCTAAAGGATTCAGTTCCCTCACGCATTGATGTTAGTTCTGAAGATGGGAAAAAGCCATCAAGTGCAACTACTGCAAAAAAAGTCCGTGATTTGAAGATTGTTGTTTTTGTGCACGGATTTCAG GGGCATCATCTGGATTTGCGGCTTGTTCGCAACCAATGGCTTTTGTTGGATCCAAAGATCGAGTTTCTCATGTCGGAGGCAAATGAAGAGAAAACATCTGGAGACTTCAGAGAAATGGGACTGAGGCTGGCGCAGGAGGTGATTTCTTTCCTTAAAAAGAAAATGGATAAAGCTGCAAAATATGGACGCCTACGAGATATCAAACTTAGTTTTGTCGGCCATTCTATTGGAAACGTCATAATAAGAACAGCAATAGCAG ACACTGTTATGGAACCTTACCTGGGATACCTTCATACATACCTATCTCTATCTGGTCCACACTTGGGATATCTATACAGTTCAAATTCTTTATTCAATTCCGGATTATGGGTTTTGAAGAAGTTCAAGGGAACACAATGCATCCATCAGCTCACGTTCACCGATGACCCCGATATCTGTAACACTTTCTTCTACAAACTTTGTAAG CAAAAAACTCTGGAAAATTTCAAGAATATAATCCTCCTCTCTTCACCCCAG GATGGCTACGTCCCGTATCATTCTGCGAGGATTGAGTCATGCAAGGCAGCATCAGTGGACAACTCGAAAAAGGGAAAAGCATTTTTGGAGATGTTGAATTCTTGTTTGGACCAGTTACGAGCTCCTACAACTGAAGATCGAGTGTTTTTGCGATCCGATGTCAACTTTGACACATCCGCTTATGGCAAGAACTTAAACTCGTTCATTGGACGGGCTGCACATATCGAGTTTTTGGAGTCCGACATTTTTGCTCGCTTCATTATGTGGTCATTTCcgaatctgtttaaataa
- the LOC107957867 gene encoding uncharacterized protein isoform X5, which produces MLDTSHEIAIYLHRFHNLDLFQQGWYQLKITVRWDNDAHATTAMPSRVLQYEAPNFGCEGGGYGVWRIDEKDNSFLTQPFRIKYARQDVLLFTMVAFDLPLKGNEGPSTSAVVLKFELLYAPLLDNGSEFQASPDSCPAAVHEFRIPSKALLGLHSYCPVYFDAFHAVLVDVSVHITLLKAGSYHDSMKVSSNSRTATADVAHESNGGSTQALNQAAPSDLKQVMLVKALLDARETLIVELQKLGSAINRTVDLTEYTSRMNDTKLFDSFLQANQVTADNEVSGQGKPQNGPEKANGGLDFQSDRLPQNLSKDDVTRMFNISGDQVLHLWSTFLTFHRDNKTKIMEVLHDAWAKDRKAEWSIWMVYSKSEMPQHHINGSSDERTTHHVGHKRGSSLWKLSDDPAHMAAMRADLHRRSIGQMKFACTQINNRSIQDMQIFGDPSAIPIVIVERVLNTPQRSLSYNSYMKNLDLKDSVPSRIDVSSEDGKKPSSATTAKKVRDLKIVVFVHGFQGHHLDLRLVRNQWLLLDPKIEFLMSEANEEKTSGDFREMGLRLAQEVISFLKKKMDKAAKYGRLRDIKLSFVGHSIGNVIIRTAIADTVMEPYLGYLHTYLSLSGPHLGYLYSSNSLFNSGLWVLKKFKGTQCIHQLTFTDDPDICNTFFYKLCKQKTLENFKNIILLSSPQT; this is translated from the exons ATGTTGGATACATCCCATGAGATTGCAATTTACCTTCATAGGTTTCATAACCTCGATCTTTTCCAGCAAGG ATGGTATCAACTTAAGATTACCGTGAGATGGGACAATGATGCACATGCTACGACCGCGATGCCTTCGAGAGTCTTGCAATATGAAG CTCCAAATTTTGGTTGTGAGGGTGGTGGATATGGAGTATGGAGGATTGATGAAAAAGACAACAGTTTTTTAACACAGCCTTTTCGAATCAAATATGCGAGACAGGATGTTCTTTTATTTACCATGGTTGCATTTGATTTACCTCTAAAGGGAAATGAG GGTCCTTCAACATCAGCTGTCGTTTTGAAGTTTGAGCTTTTGTATGCTCCTCTGTTGGATAATGG TTCTGAGTTTCAGGCTTCTCCAGATAGTTGCCCTGCTGCTGTCCATGAATTTCGGATACCTTCTAAAGCTCTTTTAGGACTGCATTCCTATTGCCCTGTTTATTTTGATGCATTTCATGCTGTTCTTGTGGATGTAAGTGTTCACATCACTCTCCTAAAAGCTGGTTCCTACCATGACTCAATGAAGGTATCCAG CAATTCGCGTACTGCCACTGCTGATGTTGCACATGAAAGTAATGGTGGATCAACTCAA GCGCTGAATCAAGCGGCTCCGAGTGACCTGAAACAGGTCATGCTTGTAAAGGCATTATTAGATGCTCGTGAAACCTTGATTGTAGAGCTACAAAAGCTTGGAAGTGCTATTAACCGAACTGTTGATTTGACTGAATATACCTCCAGAATGAATGATACGAAGTTATTTGATTCATTTCTCCAAGCAAATCAGGTTACTGCTGATAACGAAGTTTCCGGACAAGGCAAGCCACAAAACGGTCCTGAG AAAGCTAATGGCGGATTAGATTTTCAAAGTGATCGATTGCCCCAGAACTTATCCAAAGATGATGTAACTAGAATGTTTAATATATCTGGTGATCAAGTGTTACATTTGTGGAGCACTTTTCTGACTTTCCACAG GGATAATAAAACAAAGATAATGGAAGTCCTTCATGATGCATGGGCTAAGGATCGGAAAGCTGAATGGTCGATATGGATGGTTTACTCTAAGTCTGAAATGCCTCAACATCATATAAATGGCAGTTCTGATGAGAGAACAACCCACCATGTTGGGCATAAGAGGGGTTCAAGTTTGTGGAAGTTATCTGATGAT CCTGCGCATATGGCAGCTATGCGGGCTGACCTTCATCGACGGAGTATTGGACAAATGAAG TTTGCTTGCACACAGATTAATAATCGGTCAATCCAAGACATGCAAATATTTGGAGATCCTTCAGCGATTCCTATTGTAATTGTAGAACGTGTTCTGAATACTCCTCAACGTAGTTTAAGTTATAACTCATACATGAAGAATTTGGACCTAAAGGATTCAGTTCCCTCACGCATTGATGTTAGTTCTGAAGATGGGAAAAAGCCATCAAGTGCAACTACTGCAAAAAAAGTCCGTGATTTGAAGATTGTTGTTTTTGTGCACGGATTTCAG GGGCATCATCTGGATTTGCGGCTTGTTCGCAACCAATGGCTTTTGTTGGATCCAAAGATCGAGTTTCTCATGTCGGAGGCAAATGAAGAGAAAACATCTGGAGACTTCAGAGAAATGGGACTGAGGCTGGCGCAGGAGGTGATTTCTTTCCTTAAAAAGAAAATGGATAAAGCTGCAAAATATGGACGCCTACGAGATATCAAACTTAGTTTTGTCGGCCATTCTATTGGAAACGTCATAATAAGAACAGCAATAGCAG ACACTGTTATGGAACCTTACCTGGGATACCTTCATACATACCTATCTCTATCTGGTCCACACTTGGGATATCTATACAGTTCAAATTCTTTATTCAATTCCGGATTATGGGTTTTGAAGAAGTTCAAGGGAACACAATGCATCCATCAGCTCACGTTCACCGATGACCCCGATATCTGTAACACTTTCTTCTACAAACTTTGTAAG CAAAAAACTCTGGAAAATTTCAAGAATATAATCCTCCTCTCTTCACCCCAG ACATGA
- the LOC107957867 gene encoding uncharacterized protein isoform X3, with protein MLDTSHEIAIYLHRFHNLDLFQQGWYQLKITVRWDNDAHATTAMPSRVLQYEAPNFGCEGGGYGVWRIDEKDNSFLTQPFRIKYARQDVLLFTMVAFDLPLKGNEGPSTSAVVLKFELLYAPLLDNGSEFQASPDSCPAAVHEFRIPSKALLGLHSYCPVYFDAFHAVLVDVSVHITLLKAGSYHDSMKVSSNSRTATADVAHESNGGSTQALNQAAPSDLKQVMLVKALLDARETLIVELQKLGSAINRTVDLTEYTSRMNDTKLFDSFLQANQVTADNEVSGQGKPQNGPEKANGGLDFQSDRLPQNLSKDDVTRMFNISGDQVLHLWSTFLTFHRDNKTKIMEVLHDAWAKDRKAEWSIWMVYSKSEMPQHHINGSSDERTTHHVGHKRGSSLWKLSDDPAHMAAMRADLHRRSIGQMKFACTQINNRSIQDMQIFGDPSAIPIVIVERVLNTPQRSLSYNSYMKNLDLKDSVPSRIDVSSEDGKKPSSATTAKKVRDLKIVVFVHGFQGHHLDLRLVRNQWLLLDPKIEFLMSEANEEKTSGDFREMGLRLAQEVISFLKKKMDKAAKYGRLRDIKLSFVGHSIGNVIIRTAIADTVMEPYLGYLHTYLSLSGPHLGYLYSSNSLFNSGLWVLKKFKGTQCIHQLTFTDDPDICNTFFYKLSKNSGKFQEYNPPLFTPDMIFLSGWLRPVSFCED; from the exons ATGTTGGATACATCCCATGAGATTGCAATTTACCTTCATAGGTTTCATAACCTCGATCTTTTCCAGCAAGG ATGGTATCAACTTAAGATTACCGTGAGATGGGACAATGATGCACATGCTACGACCGCGATGCCTTCGAGAGTCTTGCAATATGAAG CTCCAAATTTTGGTTGTGAGGGTGGTGGATATGGAGTATGGAGGATTGATGAAAAAGACAACAGTTTTTTAACACAGCCTTTTCGAATCAAATATGCGAGACAGGATGTTCTTTTATTTACCATGGTTGCATTTGATTTACCTCTAAAGGGAAATGAG GGTCCTTCAACATCAGCTGTCGTTTTGAAGTTTGAGCTTTTGTATGCTCCTCTGTTGGATAATGG TTCTGAGTTTCAGGCTTCTCCAGATAGTTGCCCTGCTGCTGTCCATGAATTTCGGATACCTTCTAAAGCTCTTTTAGGACTGCATTCCTATTGCCCTGTTTATTTTGATGCATTTCATGCTGTTCTTGTGGATGTAAGTGTTCACATCACTCTCCTAAAAGCTGGTTCCTACCATGACTCAATGAAGGTATCCAG CAATTCGCGTACTGCCACTGCTGATGTTGCACATGAAAGTAATGGTGGATCAACTCAA GCGCTGAATCAAGCGGCTCCGAGTGACCTGAAACAGGTCATGCTTGTAAAGGCATTATTAGATGCTCGTGAAACCTTGATTGTAGAGCTACAAAAGCTTGGAAGTGCTATTAACCGAACTGTTGATTTGACTGAATATACCTCCAGAATGAATGATACGAAGTTATTTGATTCATTTCTCCAAGCAAATCAGGTTACTGCTGATAACGAAGTTTCCGGACAAGGCAAGCCACAAAACGGTCCTGAG AAAGCTAATGGCGGATTAGATTTTCAAAGTGATCGATTGCCCCAGAACTTATCCAAAGATGATGTAACTAGAATGTTTAATATATCTGGTGATCAAGTGTTACATTTGTGGAGCACTTTTCTGACTTTCCACAG GGATAATAAAACAAAGATAATGGAAGTCCTTCATGATGCATGGGCTAAGGATCGGAAAGCTGAATGGTCGATATGGATGGTTTACTCTAAGTCTGAAATGCCTCAACATCATATAAATGGCAGTTCTGATGAGAGAACAACCCACCATGTTGGGCATAAGAGGGGTTCAAGTTTGTGGAAGTTATCTGATGAT CCTGCGCATATGGCAGCTATGCGGGCTGACCTTCATCGACGGAGTATTGGACAAATGAAG TTTGCTTGCACACAGATTAATAATCGGTCAATCCAAGACATGCAAATATTTGGAGATCCTTCAGCGATTCCTATTGTAATTGTAGAACGTGTTCTGAATACTCCTCAACGTAGTTTAAGTTATAACTCATACATGAAGAATTTGGACCTAAAGGATTCAGTTCCCTCACGCATTGATGTTAGTTCTGAAGATGGGAAAAAGCCATCAAGTGCAACTACTGCAAAAAAAGTCCGTGATTTGAAGATTGTTGTTTTTGTGCACGGATTTCAG GGGCATCATCTGGATTTGCGGCTTGTTCGCAACCAATGGCTTTTGTTGGATCCAAAGATCGAGTTTCTCATGTCGGAGGCAAATGAAGAGAAAACATCTGGAGACTTCAGAGAAATGGGACTGAGGCTGGCGCAGGAGGTGATTTCTTTCCTTAAAAAGAAAATGGATAAAGCTGCAAAATATGGACGCCTACGAGATATCAAACTTAGTTTTGTCGGCCATTCTATTGGAAACGTCATAATAAGAACAGCAATAGCAG ACACTGTTATGGAACCTTACCTGGGATACCTTCATACATACCTATCTCTATCTGGTCCACACTTGGGATATCTATACAGTTCAAATTCTTTATTCAATTCCGGATTATGGGTTTTGAAGAAGTTCAAGGGAACACAATGCATCCATCAGCTCACGTTCACCGATGACCCCGATATCTGTAACACTTTCTTCTACAAACTTT CAAAAAACTCTGGAAAATTTCAAGAATATAATCCTCCTCTCTTCACCCCAG ACATGATTTTTCTCTCAGGATGGCTACGTCCCGTATCATTCTGCGAGGATTGA
- the LOC107957867 gene encoding protein FAM135B isoform X2, whose amino-acid sequence MLDTSHEIAIYLHRFHNLDLFQQGWYQLKITVRWDNDAHATTAMPSRVLQYEAPNFGCEGGGYGVWRIDEKDNSFLTQPFRIKYARQDVLLFTMVAFDLPLKGNEGPSTSAVVLKFELLYAPLLDNGSEFQASPDSCPAAVHEFRIPSKALLGLHSYCPVYFDAFHAVLVDVSVHITLLKAGSYHDSMKVSSNSRTATADVAHESNGGSTQALNQAAPSDLKQVMLVKALLDARETLIVELQKLGSAINRTVDLTEYTSRMNDTKLFDSFLQANQVTADNEVSGQGKPQNGPEKANGGLDFQSDRLPQNLSKDDVTRMFNISGDQVLHLWSTFLTFHRDNKTKIMEVLHDAWAKDRKAEWSIWMVYSKSEMPQHHINGSSDERTTHHVGHKRGSSLWKLSDDPAHMAAMRADLHRRSIGQMKINNRSIQDMQIFGDPSAIPIVIVERVLNTPQRSLSYNSYMKNLDLKDSVPSRIDVSSEDGKKPSSATTAKKVRDLKIVVFVHGFQGHHLDLRLVRNQWLLLDPKIEFLMSEANEEKTSGDFREMGLRLAQEVISFLKKKMDKAAKYGRLRDIKLSFVGHSIGNVIIRTAIADTVMEPYLGYLHTYLSLSGPHLGYLYSSNSLFNSGLWVLKKFKGTQCIHQLTFTDDPDICNTFFYKLCKQKTLENFKNIILLSSPQDGYVPYHSARIESCKAASVDNSKKGKAFLEMLNSCLDQLRAPTTEDRVFLRSDVNFDTSAYGKNLNSFIGRAAHIEFLESDIFARFIMWSFPNLFK is encoded by the exons ATGTTGGATACATCCCATGAGATTGCAATTTACCTTCATAGGTTTCATAACCTCGATCTTTTCCAGCAAGG ATGGTATCAACTTAAGATTACCGTGAGATGGGACAATGATGCACATGCTACGACCGCGATGCCTTCGAGAGTCTTGCAATATGAAG CTCCAAATTTTGGTTGTGAGGGTGGTGGATATGGAGTATGGAGGATTGATGAAAAAGACAACAGTTTTTTAACACAGCCTTTTCGAATCAAATATGCGAGACAGGATGTTCTTTTATTTACCATGGTTGCATTTGATTTACCTCTAAAGGGAAATGAG GGTCCTTCAACATCAGCTGTCGTTTTGAAGTTTGAGCTTTTGTATGCTCCTCTGTTGGATAATGG TTCTGAGTTTCAGGCTTCTCCAGATAGTTGCCCTGCTGCTGTCCATGAATTTCGGATACCTTCTAAAGCTCTTTTAGGACTGCATTCCTATTGCCCTGTTTATTTTGATGCATTTCATGCTGTTCTTGTGGATGTAAGTGTTCACATCACTCTCCTAAAAGCTGGTTCCTACCATGACTCAATGAAGGTATCCAG CAATTCGCGTACTGCCACTGCTGATGTTGCACATGAAAGTAATGGTGGATCAACTCAA GCGCTGAATCAAGCGGCTCCGAGTGACCTGAAACAGGTCATGCTTGTAAAGGCATTATTAGATGCTCGTGAAACCTTGATTGTAGAGCTACAAAAGCTTGGAAGTGCTATTAACCGAACTGTTGATTTGACTGAATATACCTCCAGAATGAATGATACGAAGTTATTTGATTCATTTCTCCAAGCAAATCAGGTTACTGCTGATAACGAAGTTTCCGGACAAGGCAAGCCACAAAACGGTCCTGAG AAAGCTAATGGCGGATTAGATTTTCAAAGTGATCGATTGCCCCAGAACTTATCCAAAGATGATGTAACTAGAATGTTTAATATATCTGGTGATCAAGTGTTACATTTGTGGAGCACTTTTCTGACTTTCCACAG GGATAATAAAACAAAGATAATGGAAGTCCTTCATGATGCATGGGCTAAGGATCGGAAAGCTGAATGGTCGATATGGATGGTTTACTCTAAGTCTGAAATGCCTCAACATCATATAAATGGCAGTTCTGATGAGAGAACAACCCACCATGTTGGGCATAAGAGGGGTTCAAGTTTGTGGAAGTTATCTGATGAT CCTGCGCATATGGCAGCTATGCGGGCTGACCTTCATCGACGGAGTATTGGACAAATGAAG ATTAATAATCGGTCAATCCAAGACATGCAAATATTTGGAGATCCTTCAGCGATTCCTATTGTAATTGTAGAACGTGTTCTGAATACTCCTCAACGTAGTTTAAGTTATAACTCATACATGAAGAATTTGGACCTAAAGGATTCAGTTCCCTCACGCATTGATGTTAGTTCTGAAGATGGGAAAAAGCCATCAAGTGCAACTACTGCAAAAAAAGTCCGTGATTTGAAGATTGTTGTTTTTGTGCACGGATTTCAG GGGCATCATCTGGATTTGCGGCTTGTTCGCAACCAATGGCTTTTGTTGGATCCAAAGATCGAGTTTCTCATGTCGGAGGCAAATGAAGAGAAAACATCTGGAGACTTCAGAGAAATGGGACTGAGGCTGGCGCAGGAGGTGATTTCTTTCCTTAAAAAGAAAATGGATAAAGCTGCAAAATATGGACGCCTACGAGATATCAAACTTAGTTTTGTCGGCCATTCTATTGGAAACGTCATAATAAGAACAGCAATAGCAG ACACTGTTATGGAACCTTACCTGGGATACCTTCATACATACCTATCTCTATCTGGTCCACACTTGGGATATCTATACAGTTCAAATTCTTTATTCAATTCCGGATTATGGGTTTTGAAGAAGTTCAAGGGAACACAATGCATCCATCAGCTCACGTTCACCGATGACCCCGATATCTGTAACACTTTCTTCTACAAACTTTGTAAG CAAAAAACTCTGGAAAATTTCAAGAATATAATCCTCCTCTCTTCACCCCAG GATGGCTACGTCCCGTATCATTCTGCGAGGATTGAGTCATGCAAGGCAGCATCAGTGGACAACTCGAAAAAGGGAAAAGCATTTTTGGAGATGTTGAATTCTTGTTTGGACCAGTTACGAGCTCCTACAACTGAAGATCGAGTGTTTTTGCGATCCGATGTCAACTTTGACACATCCGCTTATGGCAAGAACTTAAACTCGTTCATTGGACGGGCTGCACATATCGAGTTTTTGGAGTCCGACATTTTTGCTCGCTTCATTATGTGGTCATTTCcgaatctgtttaaataa
- the LOC107957867 gene encoding uncharacterized protein isoform X4 encodes MLDTSHEIAIYLHRFHNLDLFQQGWYQLKITVRWDNDAHATTAMPSRVLQYEAPNFGCEGGGYGVWRIDEKDNSFLTQPFRIKYARQDVLLFTMVAFDLPLKGNEGPSTSAVVLKFELLYAPLLDNGSEFQASPDSCPAAVHEFRIPSKALLGLHSYCPVYFDAFHAVLVDVSVHITLLKAGSYHDSMKVSSNSRTATADVAHESNGGSTQALNQAAPSDLKQVMLVKALLDARETLIVELQKLGSAINRTVDLTEYTSRMNDTKLFDSFLQANQVTADNEVSGQGKPQNGPEKANGGLDFQSDRLPQNLSKDDVTRMFNISGDQVLHLWSTFLTFHRDNKTKIMEVLHDAWAKDRKAEWSIWMVYSKSEMPQHHINGSSDERTTHHVGHKRGSSLWKLSDDPAHMAAMRADLHRRSIGQMKFACTQINNRSIQDMQIFGDPSAIPIVIVERVLNTPQRSLSYNSYMKNLDLKDSVPSRIDVSSEDGKKPSSATTAKKVRDLKIVVFVHGFQGHHLDLRLVRNQWLLLDPKIEFLMSEANEEKTSGDFREMGLRLAQEVISFLKKKMDKAAKYGRLRDIKLSFVGHSIGNVIIRTAIADTVMEPYLGYLHTYLSLSGPHLGYLYSSNSLFNSGLWVLKKFKGTQCIHQLTFTDDPDICNTFFYKLSKNSGKFQEYNPPLFTPGWLRPVSFCED; translated from the exons ATGTTGGATACATCCCATGAGATTGCAATTTACCTTCATAGGTTTCATAACCTCGATCTTTTCCAGCAAGG ATGGTATCAACTTAAGATTACCGTGAGATGGGACAATGATGCACATGCTACGACCGCGATGCCTTCGAGAGTCTTGCAATATGAAG CTCCAAATTTTGGTTGTGAGGGTGGTGGATATGGAGTATGGAGGATTGATGAAAAAGACAACAGTTTTTTAACACAGCCTTTTCGAATCAAATATGCGAGACAGGATGTTCTTTTATTTACCATGGTTGCATTTGATTTACCTCTAAAGGGAAATGAG GGTCCTTCAACATCAGCTGTCGTTTTGAAGTTTGAGCTTTTGTATGCTCCTCTGTTGGATAATGG TTCTGAGTTTCAGGCTTCTCCAGATAGTTGCCCTGCTGCTGTCCATGAATTTCGGATACCTTCTAAAGCTCTTTTAGGACTGCATTCCTATTGCCCTGTTTATTTTGATGCATTTCATGCTGTTCTTGTGGATGTAAGTGTTCACATCACTCTCCTAAAAGCTGGTTCCTACCATGACTCAATGAAGGTATCCAG CAATTCGCGTACTGCCACTGCTGATGTTGCACATGAAAGTAATGGTGGATCAACTCAA GCGCTGAATCAAGCGGCTCCGAGTGACCTGAAACAGGTCATGCTTGTAAAGGCATTATTAGATGCTCGTGAAACCTTGATTGTAGAGCTACAAAAGCTTGGAAGTGCTATTAACCGAACTGTTGATTTGACTGAATATACCTCCAGAATGAATGATACGAAGTTATTTGATTCATTTCTCCAAGCAAATCAGGTTACTGCTGATAACGAAGTTTCCGGACAAGGCAAGCCACAAAACGGTCCTGAG AAAGCTAATGGCGGATTAGATTTTCAAAGTGATCGATTGCCCCAGAACTTATCCAAAGATGATGTAACTAGAATGTTTAATATATCTGGTGATCAAGTGTTACATTTGTGGAGCACTTTTCTGACTTTCCACAG GGATAATAAAACAAAGATAATGGAAGTCCTTCATGATGCATGGGCTAAGGATCGGAAAGCTGAATGGTCGATATGGATGGTTTACTCTAAGTCTGAAATGCCTCAACATCATATAAATGGCAGTTCTGATGAGAGAACAACCCACCATGTTGGGCATAAGAGGGGTTCAAGTTTGTGGAAGTTATCTGATGAT CCTGCGCATATGGCAGCTATGCGGGCTGACCTTCATCGACGGAGTATTGGACAAATGAAG TTTGCTTGCACACAGATTAATAATCGGTCAATCCAAGACATGCAAATATTTGGAGATCCTTCAGCGATTCCTATTGTAATTGTAGAACGTGTTCTGAATACTCCTCAACGTAGTTTAAGTTATAACTCATACATGAAGAATTTGGACCTAAAGGATTCAGTTCCCTCACGCATTGATGTTAGTTCTGAAGATGGGAAAAAGCCATCAAGTGCAACTACTGCAAAAAAAGTCCGTGATTTGAAGATTGTTGTTTTTGTGCACGGATTTCAG GGGCATCATCTGGATTTGCGGCTTGTTCGCAACCAATGGCTTTTGTTGGATCCAAAGATCGAGTTTCTCATGTCGGAGGCAAATGAAGAGAAAACATCTGGAGACTTCAGAGAAATGGGACTGAGGCTGGCGCAGGAGGTGATTTCTTTCCTTAAAAAGAAAATGGATAAAGCTGCAAAATATGGACGCCTACGAGATATCAAACTTAGTTTTGTCGGCCATTCTATTGGAAACGTCATAATAAGAACAGCAATAGCAG ACACTGTTATGGAACCTTACCTGGGATACCTTCATACATACCTATCTCTATCTGGTCCACACTTGGGATATCTATACAGTTCAAATTCTTTATTCAATTCCGGATTATGGGTTTTGAAGAAGTTCAAGGGAACACAATGCATCCATCAGCTCACGTTCACCGATGACCCCGATATCTGTAACACTTTCTTCTACAAACTTT CAAAAAACTCTGGAAAATTTCAAGAATATAATCCTCCTCTCTTCACCCCAG GATGGCTACGTCCCGTATCATTCTGCGAGGATTGA